A genome region from Wielerella bovis includes the following:
- the alr gene encoding alanine racemase — protein sequence MTFTHKKLAVFCVAAALSTVTSVQAAPVLGDGNINTPETVSLQTTNSWLEIDAAAFGRNLAAVKQMLGGKQKICAVLKADAYGHGVETLMPEIIKHQIPCVGITSNEEARVVRASGYTGVIARLRTTTLGEIQNGFQYNIEELFGNFEAAKQASEAASKAGVTLKYHMSLNSGGMGRNGLALDTHVGKADALAITKLPNLQIVGIMTHYAVEDEEDVRKGLAQFDRESKWLIRNAKLDRSKLTLHTANSFTTVAVPEARYDMVRPGGLLYGEPAAGKQLEVVMAFKSRVASVNLYPKGATIGYDRTFTLKRDSRVANLPLGYSDGYRRAFTNKGHVLINGHRVPVVGKVSMNTTMVDVTDFPDIKEGDEVVLFGKQGNEEITQAEIEEITDVLFADVYTVWGNSNPKILKP from the coding sequence ATGACATTTACGCATAAGAAATTGGCGGTATTTTGTGTTGCTGCCGCATTAAGTACTGTTACCAGTGTTCAGGCAGCCCCTGTTTTGGGTGATGGTAATATTAATACGCCTGAAACGGTTTCTTTGCAAACCACTAATTCATGGTTGGAGATTGATGCTGCTGCATTTGGTCGCAATTTAGCTGCGGTAAAACAGATGTTGGGTGGCAAACAAAAGATTTGTGCTGTATTAAAGGCGGATGCTTATGGACATGGTGTGGAAACACTCATGCCTGAAATTATCAAACATCAAATTCCATGCGTGGGCATTACAAGTAATGAAGAAGCGCGTGTGGTGCGTGCTAGTGGTTATACAGGTGTGATTGCGCGTTTGCGTACCACGACTTTGGGCGAAATCCAAAATGGTTTCCAATACAATATTGAGGAATTATTCGGTAATTTTGAAGCGGCTAAACAAGCATCAGAAGCTGCGAGTAAAGCAGGGGTAACTTTGAAATATCACATGTCATTGAACTCGGGTGGCATGGGTAGAAATGGTTTAGCATTGGATACTCATGTGGGTAAAGCTGATGCGCTTGCTATAACTAAATTACCCAATTTGCAAATCGTTGGCATTATGACGCACTATGCTGTTGAAGATGAGGAAGATGTACGTAAAGGTTTGGCACAATTTGATAGGGAAAGTAAATGGTTGATTCGCAATGCTAAACTTGACCGCAGCAAACTGACTTTGCATACTGCCAACTCCTTTACTACCGTTGCTGTGCCAGAAGCGCGTTATGATATGGTGCGTCCAGGTGGTTTACTTTATGGAGAGCCTGCTGCTGGTAAACAATTGGAAGTTGTGATGGCATTTAAGTCGCGTGTAGCGAGTGTGAATTTGTATCCAAAAGGTGCAACCATTGGCTATGACCGCACATTTACGCTGAAACGTGATTCACGCGTGGCAAACTTACCACTTGGTTATTCTGACGGTTATCGCCGTGCCTTTACCAACAAAGGTCATGTATTGATTAATGGTCATCGTGTGCCAGTAGTGGGTAAAGTTTCCATGAATACCACTATGGTGGATGTAACCGATTTCCCTGATATTAAAGAGGGCGATGAAGTGGTACTTTTTGGTAAACAGGGTAATGAGGAAATTACACAAGCTGAGATTGAAGAAATTACCGATGTGTTGTTTGCCGATGTGTACACGGTATGGGGTAATTCTAATCCGAAAATTTTGAAACCATAA
- a CDS encoding FeoB-associated Cys-rich membrane protein gives MSVGFVVRHYVWKPKSAKKSCESGCGKCGGCG, from the coding sequence ATGTCCGTTGGATTTGTTGTGCGCCACTATGTATGGAAACCGAAATCGGCGAAAAAATCCTGCGAAAGTGGATGCGGGAAATGCGGTGGATGCGGTTGA
- the feoB gene encoding ferrous iron transport protein B, producing the protein MKTQYALVGAPNCGKTVLFNGLTGANAKVANYVGVTVDKRTGQLIGHHDIEIVDLPGIYSLRAASHDEAVTRDVVLGKLGRHPDALIAVADATNLRMTLRLVLELKTLGLPLLVSLNMADVAQSRGLKIDVDKLAEKLGVPVLLTAAVRPDDVQAMRDAIVKLPRHDENVVTVNQTDLLERKLSHLDTEKLYAEVDEILQAALIQAMQLPSWHKKLDTLALHPMVGLPILLVILLLVFQAVYAWAEPVMTLIEDAFAWLGEWISTVLPEGILADLLVNGVIAGVGGVLVFLPQITILFAFLLLLEDSGYLPRAAFMLDNLLAKTGLSGRSFIPLLSSFACAVPAVMAARTINDPRERLVTIVIAPMLTCSARLPVYALIIAAIIPEKTVFGIFNLQGLTLFVLYFAGIVSAAAVAFIMKLWAKRDGNIQQFPLLMELPTYRMPNFRHILRSLWERVSAFLKRAGTIIFALSVILWALTTFPAAPEGATGAAIDYSFAGMLGKWIQPIFAPLGFTWEMCIAMIPGMAAREVVVAALGTVYAVGADSEEAVQNALMPIVVQDWGLPTAFAFLAWYVYAPMCLATLATIRREVNSLKKTWLITIYLFVLAYFFAFLTYHMTKGLM; encoded by the coding sequence ATGAAAACACAATATGCATTGGTTGGTGCACCTAACTGTGGCAAAACGGTATTATTCAATGGTTTGACGGGTGCAAATGCCAAAGTAGCGAACTATGTGGGCGTAACCGTTGATAAACGAACTGGACAATTAATTGGACATCATGATATTGAAATCGTGGATTTGCCAGGTATATACAGTTTGCGTGCTGCCAGCCATGATGAAGCGGTTACGCGCGATGTAGTGCTGGGCAAACTTGGTCGCCATCCAGATGCGCTGATTGCGGTTGCCGATGCCACCAATTTACGCATGACTTTGCGTTTGGTTTTGGAGTTGAAAACTCTCGGATTGCCGCTGCTTGTGTCGCTGAATATGGCAGATGTAGCGCAATCTCGTGGCTTGAAAATTGACGTGGATAAATTGGCAGAAAAATTGGGCGTACCTGTTTTGCTAACGGCAGCTGTGCGTCCCGATGATGTTCAAGCGATGCGCGATGCGATTGTGAAATTACCGCGCCATGATGAAAATGTCGTTACAGTTAATCAAACCGATTTGCTGGAACGAAAATTATCACATTTGGACACAGAAAAACTGTATGCCGAAGTGGACGAAATTCTTCAGGCTGCCTTAATACAAGCGATGCAATTACCCAGTTGGCATAAAAAATTGGACACGCTGGCATTGCATCCAATGGTAGGTTTGCCGATTTTATTGGTGATTTTGTTGCTGGTTTTTCAGGCTGTTTATGCGTGGGCAGAACCTGTGATGACATTGATTGAAGATGCATTTGCATGGTTGGGCGAATGGATAAGTACCGTGTTGCCCGAAGGCATTTTGGCAGATTTGTTGGTAAACGGCGTGATTGCAGGCGTGGGTGGCGTGCTGGTTTTTCTGCCGCAAATCACGATTTTATTCGCCTTTTTATTGTTGCTGGAAGATTCGGGTTATTTGCCCCGCGCCGCGTTTATGTTGGACAATTTGCTCGCCAAAACAGGGCTTTCTGGGCGGTCGTTTATTCCGCTGCTATCCAGTTTTGCTTGCGCCGTACCTGCTGTGATGGCAGCGCGAACCATCAATGACCCGCGTGAACGTTTGGTTACGATTGTGATTGCACCCATGCTCACTTGCTCGGCGCGGCTGCCTGTTTACGCGTTGATTATCGCAGCCATCATTCCCGAAAAAACCGTATTTGGCATATTTAATTTGCAAGGTTTAACCCTGTTTGTACTCTATTTTGCAGGCATTGTCTCCGCAGCAGCAGTCGCATTTATCATGAAATTGTGGGCAAAACGCGATGGCAATATTCAGCAATTTCCATTATTGATGGAGTTGCCAACCTACCGCATGCCGAATTTCCGCCATATTTTGCGTAGTTTGTGGGAGCGCGTATCCGCCTTTTTGAAACGCGCAGGGACGATTATTTTTGCATTGAGCGTGATTTTGTGGGCATTGACCACATTTCCTGCCGCTCCCGAAGGTGCGACTGGCGCAGCGATTGATTACAGTTTTGCAGGTATGCTGGGCAAATGGATTCAGCCGATTTTCGCGCCATTGGGTTTCACTTGGGAAATGTGTATTGCTATGATTCCAGGAATGGCAGCGCGAGAAGTGGTGGTTGCCGCATTGGGAACGGTGTATGCAGTCGGTGCAGACAGCGAAGAAGCGGTACAAAATGCCTTGATGCCAATAGTGGTACAAGATTGGGGCTTACCAACTGCGTTCGCTTTTTTAGCGTGGTATGTGTATGCGCCGATGTGTTTGGCAACATTGGCAACCATTCGCCGTGAAGTCAATTCGCTCAAAAAAACGTGGTTGATTACCATCTATCTATTTGTTTTGGCGTATTTCTTTGCATTTTTGACTTATCATATGACGAAAGGTTTGATGTAA
- a CDS encoding sulfurtransferase TusA family protein has protein sequence MILDVKGLKCPMPMLRAKKMLATMESGAILTVLATDAGAPDDFAAFCRHTGHELLASNVLEDGIFELIVKHK, from the coding sequence ATGATATTAGATGTAAAAGGCTTAAAATGCCCTATGCCTATGCTACGCGCTAAAAAAATGTTAGCAACAATGGAAAGTGGTGCAATTTTAACAGTATTGGCAACCGATGCAGGTGCACCCGATGATTTTGCCGCATTTTGTCGACATACAGGACATGAGTTACTGGCTTCCAATGTATTAGAAGACGGCATTTTTGAATTGATTGTGAAGCATAAATAA
- the dtd gene encoding D-aminoacyl-tRNA deacylase, whose translation MIALIQRVKQAKVEVSGETVGQIQGGLLVLLGVEQGDNRAVADKLLDKVLAYRVFSDEAGKMNWNVQQANGALLVVSQFTLAADTNKGLRPSFSGAGKPDEARDLYVYFCEQSALRIHTERGVFGADMQVSLTNDGPVTFWLQISPT comes from the coding sequence ATGATAGCGTTAATTCAACGAGTGAAACAGGCAAAAGTAGAAGTGTCAGGTGAAACAGTCGGGCAAATTCAAGGTGGTTTGTTGGTTTTGCTGGGTGTGGAGCAGGGTGATAATCGTGCTGTTGCGGATAAATTATTGGATAAGGTTTTGGCGTATCGTGTATTTTCCGATGAAGCGGGCAAAATGAATTGGAATGTGCAACAAGCGAATGGTGCATTGTTGGTGGTATCGCAATTTACTTTGGCGGCGGATACGAACAAGGGTTTGCGCCCCAGTTTTTCGGGCGCAGGAAAACCTGATGAAGCACGAGATTTATATGTGTATTTCTGCGAACAATCAGCGCTGCGGATTCATACGGAACGCGGTGTATTTGGTGCGGATATGCAAGTCTCGCTGACCAATGATGGGCCTGTAACGTTTTGGTTGCAAATTTCGCCAACATAA